Proteins encoded by one window of Tubulanus polymorphus chromosome 7, tnTubPoly1.2, whole genome shotgun sequence:
- the LOC141908979 gene encoding toxin AnmTx Cj 1c-1-like, with protein sequence MKVFILIVIVAVVIAGVAAKDISEELVHERFRRTSCSCDGDPKGTYTGTVFFFLGCHKSGWTGCGMFGLMTCCKEG encoded by the exons ATGAAG GTCTTTATTTTGATTGTTATAGTCGCAGTAGTCATTGCTGGAGTTGCGGCAAAGGACATTTCCGAAG AATTAGTTCATGAGAGATTCAGAAGGACCTCGTGTTCATGTGACGGTGATCCTAAAGGTACTTACACTGGTACAGTTTTCTTCTTTCTCGGCTGCCACAAGAGTGGATGGACTGGGTGTGGAATGTTTGGTTTGATGACGTGTTGCAAAGAGGGTTAA
- the LOC141909282 gene encoding toxin AnmTx Cj 1c-1-like: protein MKVFILIVIVAVVIAGVAAKDISEELVHERFRRTACACFGDPKGTFAGTIFYFVGCHKSGWSKCGISGLVFTCCKKG, encoded by the exons ATGAAG GTCTTTATTTTGATTGTTATAGTTGCAGTAGTCATTGCTGGAGTTGCGGCAAAGGACATTTCCGAAG AATTAGTTCATGAGAGATTCAGAAGAACCGCGTGTGCATGTTTCGGTGATCCTAAAGGTACTTTCGCTGGTACAATTTTCTACTTTGTCGGCTGCCACAAGAGTGGATGGAGTAAGTGTGGAATATCTGGTTTGGTATTTACGTGTTGCAAAAAGGGTTAA